The following DNA comes from Methanothermus fervidus DSM 2088.
ATTCTAATGGTACAGAACGTATTGCATCATGAGAAATACTGATAATTGTAGGCATGATCATTATTGTCAAAATCAGAGAAGCTGTGAATAATCCAAATCCTGTTCCACCCAAATGTGTTCTAATAAATGGAACTAACAATATTAATCCAAAGAAACCATATACAACTGAAGGAATGCCTGCTAAAGTTTCAATCACTGGTTTTAAAATTTTTCTCATTGTTGAGGGAGCTAATTCTGCAATAAAAATTGCACATAATACTGAAAAAGGTGTAGCTATGAGAAGTGTTAAGAGTGTTAAAGCTAGAGAACCAACTATAAGTGGAATCATTCCAAATTGAGGAGGAGTCCCTGTTGGATTCCATTTAGTACCTAAAATAAAATTAATTACACCATATTCTGTAAATACAGGTATACTTTCCTTAAAAATGAAAATTATGACTAAAAAAAGTATTATTATTGTGGAAAGAGCTGTGAGAAGTAATATTCTTTTAACAAATAATTCTTCATCTTTCATGGATATCCTCCAATTAAGTTTTTTTGATATTTATTTACTTCCCATTTTTACTATTAATAATTTATGGCTTAAAAAAAGAAAAAAATAGTACTTAAAAATGATTATCTAAGTTTAGAGTTGTCATATTTCTGTACAATAGTTGGAGGACATTGATTTACTGGAACAACTTTCTCTGATTTGATTATTGCTTGTCCTTCGGGACTTAGAACAAATTTTAGGAAATCTTTCACAATGTCTTTTGGTTCTCCTTTCACTAACATTAAGAATGGTCTAGCTATTGGATAACTTCCATCAGCTACAGTTTTTTCACTGGGGGGTACTCCATCAACACTTATACCTTTGACACTTTCATCAAGGTGTGCAAGAGATATATATCCTATTGCATTTGGATCATTTTTAACAGCTTGTTTTACAGCCTCTGTTGAACTTTGTACTATTGCATCTCCTCTTATTTTTTCGTTTTTCATCACTACTTCTTCAAATGATTTTCTGGTTCCAGAACCTGCTTCTCTTGTAATAACATTGATTTTTGCATCTGGTCCTCCTACTTCTTTCCAATTTCGTATTTTACCACTGAATATATCTCTTATCTGACTTTTACTTAAATCATTGATAGGGTTGTTTTTATTGACAATAATCGCAATTCCATCCCTACCAATCAGGTATACACTCAAACCTTGCCTCTCATCAGGTTTTAAATCCTTTGAGCTAGTTCCAATATCTATAGTCCCCTGCTTTGCCTGTGTTATTCCAACACTTGATCCTCCTCCTTGCACATTGATCTTAACGTTTGGATGTTTTTTTGTATATGCTTGGGCTAATTTTTCTGCTACTGGTTGTACAGATGTTGAACCTGCTATTTGTATTCTGCTCTTTTTTTGCCCTGTTGCTAAGAATATAGCGCCAATTATTATTATTGCTGCTATTATTCCAATTACAACTTTTTTGCTCATTTTTTTCACCTCACATAATTTTCGTTGGCAAATGAAATATATAACTTTTATTATTTTTAGCACTTTAATTCCTAAAATAGGAACAATAGGTATTTACAATTTCTCTGAGTAAGAAAAAAATATGAAAATTCAGGAATTAACAGCCAAAATTAGGGAAAATTATATGAAAAATAGAAAAGAAATACCAATGGAAAAATTATGTAGGTTTTGGATACAGGAAGACTTGCTTTATTCAGGAAAGGGGAAAGCAATGTCAATAGTATTTCCAACGAGAGGATGTAGTTGGTCACTTTCAAAATATGGTGGATGCACAATGTGTGGTTATGTTAAAGACACATTATTAAAAACTCCGAATCAAGAAAAATTAAAAAAATTATTTGATGGTGTTATTTCTTCTTGTCCAAAAGAAGAAAATATTGCAATAAAAATATTTACTTCTGGAAGCTTTTTTAATTCTAAAGAATTACCAGAGAGTGTTAGATACTATATATTACATAAATTATCAAAGTTAGAGAATGTTAGTGAAATATCTGTTGAATCTAGACCAGAATATATTAAAAAAGAAATTCTTAAAGAATGTTGTGAAATACTTCAAGACAAAATTTTTGAAGTTAGCATTGGGTTGGAAAGCTCCAATGATGAAACAAGAATTTATAAAATAAACAAGGGATTTACATTAAAGGACTTTGAGAATGCACTAAGAAAAATAAAAAGTTTAAAGAAAGAATTTAACATAAAAACAAAATCATATATTCTAGTTAAACCAATTTTAATGACAGAAGAAGATTCAATAAAAGATTCTATAAATTCTGCCATTTATGCTGAAAAAGTTGGAATTGATAGGATATCTTTTTGTCCAGCTACTGTTCATGCAGGTACATTGATGGAAAATTTATGGAAATGGGGAGCATATAGACCTCCTTGGATTTGGAGTCTTGTAGAAATTATAAATAAAGTACGTGAAACAATTGAAATACCTGCAATAATGGATACTGCAGGTATGGGATCAAAAAGAGGTCCACATAATTGTGGAAGGTGTGATTCAAAATTAAAAAAATTAATAATACAATCAAATTTAGATCAATCTCCAGTTCCAGAAATAAAATGTAAATGTAAAAAACGTTGGAAAGCAGAAAAATATGGAGAAAGAATTACAGCATCGTCCGGCATAATAAAATACATTCATTTAAGGTGATACAAGTTGTTAAATGTCATATTAGCTGATAGTGAACTTGAATTAATCCCTAAAAAATTATGGAATCACCCTGTAATCAAAAAATTTGTCAAAAAAAGAAAAAAAGATGTAAGATATACATTATTAGATTCTAGCTATCATCATAAAGCAATGAAAAATCTAAAAGAAAATTATAGGAGGGGTAGACCAGATATAGTGCATTTTTGTTTAATTAATGCCCTCGAAAGTATACTTAATAAAGAAAATAAACTGAGAATATATGTTCATACCAGAAATAACGAAGTTATATATGTAAAACCTGAAACAAGGATTCCAAGACATTATAATAGATTCGTAGGGTTAATGGAAAAATTATTTAAAAATAAAAAAATACCTGAGGGGTTAAATCTTCTAAAGTTAGAGAATAAAAGCTTAAAAGAATTAATAAATGAGATTTCTCCCTCAAAATTGTTTGTAATGCATCCTAATGGTAAATATCTTAGTCCAGCAAAAGTTGGAGAAAAATTATCAAAATATGAGGATCCGTGTGTAATTGTTGGTGGTTTTCCACATGGCGATTTTAAGTCAAAAATCGAGGGTACTAAAATATCTATCTACCCTAAGGAACTTACAGCATGGACAGTATTAAATGAAATAATTATAAATTACGAAAATAAAATTAAAAAGAAAAAAGAAGGAAAAATTTAATAACTTTCTATAACTTCTCCAAGTAATTTTATTGATTTTTCTTTTTCAGGTCCTATTGGTGACCCTGCCACAAATTGTGTAACTCCTATCTTTTCTAGATCTTTTATTTTAGATACTATATCATCTGGTGTTCCTGTAATAGAGAAAGCTTCCATCATTTTTTCATCAACTGCTTTACTCACACCGCCAAAGTCACCTTTTCCTAATAATTCACCAATTTTATCTACAGCTTCCTTTTCTATACCATGTCTTTCGAGTACTGGTGGTGGTGAACCAGCTGCTATGAATGCAACCACAATTTTTGCAGCTCCTGCAGCTTTTTCAGGGTCTTCATCAACTGAGCAACAAGTATATGCAGCTACATCAATGTCTTCAATACTTCTACCAGCACTTTCTGCACCTTCTTTTATATTAGGAATAGCAGCTTCAAAATCTTTTGGATTAGATGCATTAATTAACACTCCGTCTGCTATTTCACCAGCTGTCTTAAGCATCATTGGACCTTGGGCACCCATATATATATCTATTTTTTCTTGTACAGGTTTTACACCAGTTAATTGTGCTCCTTTTTCAGTTTTTTCACCTGCTAAAAGTGTTCTTATTGTTGAAATGGCTTCCCTAATAGTGCTAACAGGCTTTGTCCATTCTATACCTAAAGCATCAAAAGTTTTTTTGTCACCAGGACCCATACCTAAAACTGCCCTACCATCAGATATTTCATCTAAAGTTGCAATTGCTGATGCAGTTATTGCTGGATGCCTAACATAAGGATTAGTTACACCTGGCCCAAGTTTTATTGTTGATGTTTCTTTTGCTATCAATGCTAAAGTTTCATATACATTTTTATTGTTGTAATGGTCTGTGACCCAAAGATACTCAAAACCTACTTCTTCTGCCAATTTTGCTAACTTTATTAATTTGTCTAAAGGTTCCTGTGGTACAAACTCTATACCAAATTTCACTTTTTTTGCCCCCATAATCAATTTTACACATAGTGAATTCTTTTTAATAATAAGTAAATAATTTGTGGTTTTAAGACAAATCAAAAATTTTAAATAGAATTGGGACTAGAGGAAGTAATACTAGTTTTAGTAACTTTTCTTTAGAATGTTATTATTGGTGGAACTATGCACAAAAAATTAAATACCATAACCCTCACCATCATAATTTTTCTTTTAGCCTTTTCAATTAGAATTGCAAATTACAATTTAACAGTCCATAACCCTACAAAAATTTATTTTCAGGAAAGTGATTCATATTACAATTATCGGTTGGTAAATAATATTCTTAACCATGGATATCCTGGAGATAAAATAATAAATGGAAAAGAGTGGGATATTCATTCTTACTATCCTCCAGGAGTACCTAGAGATTATCCACCGCTTCTACACTACATTACGGCAGTACTCTATTCTTTATTCTCTGAAGTTTGTAAAATTTCATTAAAGCAATTTTGTATTTGGCTTCCACCATTTTTTGGATCAGTGACAAGTGTTGCTGGATTTCTATTTTCACGTAAAATAAGTGGGGATTTTGGTGGATTTATAACTGGCATGTTAATTGCGACATATCCGACATATTGTTATAGAACGTGTCTTGGTTTTTTCAATGTAAATCTTTTATATACTTTACTTCCAATTATTTTGTATTGGATATTTTTTGAAATTGAAAATTGTGTATCATTACAAAAAAAATTAATTTATTCAATATTTGCAGGTTTTTTAATGTTTTTAATCTCATTATCTTGGAATGGTTGGATATATTTCTTTTATTTGGTTGTTTTGTCAATGACAATATACTTAGTATCTAGTAGTGATAAGAAAGAGAAAATAAAAGAAATAGTTTTTCCATTTTTTGTAACTTTCTTTTTATTTTTATTAGCTTTCAATAAACTTGCATTCTATGAAATATTTGCAACGCCAATTACTTATGTACATTTCTTTTCAAACTCAAATATATGGTATCCATGGCCCAATAGCTACAAAGATGTTATGGAATTGCGTCCAGCAACAATGCAAGAAATTATTATTTTAATTTTTTTATTAGTATTTATTTTTGGGATTATTTACACCAAAGCTTTAAACGATCTTTTTCCAAAATTTACAAGAATAATGTTATATTCTTGGATAATTTCCTCTATTTTATTAACAATGAAACATGTCAAATTTTTTTTACTACTTTTTGGACCTTCATTCATTTTTGTAGGTGCTGCATGGAAAAAATATGAAAATATCCTAAATCATCTTAAAATCCAATCAAAAAGAAAAATTATTGTAATTTTTAAAATTGCTATTTTGTTCATTTTAGTTTTAGTATTTTATTTCTCTATTAATTATGCAAAAGGATATAAACCGATGTATGATGATTATTTTGAAAATGCGGCCTTATGGATAAAAAATAATACTAATAATGATACTGTTGTGATAACTTCTTGGAGTTATGGCCATTTTTTTGCCAGTGAATCAGATAGACCTGTTTCGTTTGATGGAAGAATAGGTTATATTGAAACATTGCCAATAAGGAAAATTTTGTATTCTAATACTAATTTAAGTCCTGATGTCCCAACTACTGCTCGTGATTACTGGATAAATGTTGCAATTACGACAAACAATACTCTTTTATCAAAAAATATATTAAAAATGTTGGCTACAAGTGGAGATAATGGATATTTATTATTAAATAATTATACCCACAACAAAACTCGTTCATTTACTATACTTAACAAAATATTAACGTTAAATAGAAGTTCAGCATATGTAACTTTAAAAAAGGAAGGAATACCTGATGAAAAAGCTAAAAAAATTTTGAATTGTACACACCCTACTACTCCACGAAATTTTGTTTTAGTTATGACTGATGAAATGTTGTTGTCACTTCCATTTGTTAATATCACATCCAAAAATAAATTGGATTTAAAAAATGTATATTCCATAATTAAAAATGGATCTGAGAAAATAATAAACAAAAATGGCAAATATTCGCTTGTAATTTTAGATGATAAAGCATTGATTGTAAATAAAAATTACAGATATTCTATATGTGTAAGAGCTTTTTCACAAATGAAAATCGAAGGTTTTACAAAAGTTTTTGAAAATAAAAGAATAAAAATATATGAAGTAATCTAAC
Coding sequences within:
- a CDS encoding phosphate ABC transporter substrate-binding protein, PhoT family (COGs: COG0226 ABC-type phosphate transport system periplasmic component~InterPro IPR006059: IPR011862~KEGG: mth:MTH1727 phosphate-binding protein PstS~PFAM: extracellular solute-binding protein family 1~SPTR: O27760 Phosphate-binding protein PstS~TIGRFAM: phosphate binding protein~PFAM: Bacterial extracellular solute-binding protein~TIGRFAM: phosphate binding protein); its protein translation is MSKKVVIGIIAAIIIIGAIFLATGQKKSRIQIAGSTSVQPVAEKLAQAYTKKHPNVKINVQGGGSSVGITQAKQGTIDIGTSSKDLKPDERQGLSVYLIGRDGIAIIVNKNNPINDLSKSQIRDIFSGKIRNWKEVGGPDAKINVITREAGSGTRKSFEEVVMKNEKIRGDAIVQSSTEAVKQAVKNDPNAIGYISLAHLDESVKGISVDGVPPSEKTVADGSYPIARPFLMLVKGEPKDIVKDFLKFVLSPEGQAIIKSEKVVPVNQCPPTIVQKYDNSKLR
- a CDS encoding Suppressor Mra1 family protein (COGs: COG1756 conserved hypothetical protein~InterPro IPR005304~KEGG: tsi:TSIB_0244 probable ribosome biogenesis protein NEP1-like protein~PFAM: Suppressor Mra1 family protein~SPTR: C6A116 Probable ribosome biogenesis protein NEP1-like~PFAM: EMG1/NEP1 methyltransferase), with protein sequence MLNVILADSELELIPKKLWNHPVIKKFVKKRKKDVRYTLLDSSYHHKAMKNLKENYRRGRPDIVHFCLINALESILNKENKLRIYVHTRNNEVIYVKPETRIPRHYNRFVGLMEKLFKNKKIPEGLNLLKLENKSLKELINEISPSKLFVMHPNGKYLSPAKVGEKLSKYEDPCVIVGGFPHGDFKSKIEGTKISIYPKELTAWTVLNEIIINYENKIKKKKEGKI
- a CDS encoding Oligosaccharyl transferase STT3 subunit (COGs: COG1287 membrane protein required for N-linked glycosylation~InterPro IPR003674~KEGG: mth:MTH1898 oligosaccharyl transferase~PFAM: Oligosaccharyl transferase STT3 subunit~SPTR: O27920 Oligosaccharyl transferase~PFAM: Oligosaccharyl transferase STT3 subunit), with translation MHKKLNTITLTIIIFLLAFSIRIANYNLTVHNPTKIYFQESDSYYNYRLVNNILNHGYPGDKIINGKEWDIHSYYPPGVPRDYPPLLHYITAVLYSLFSEVCKISLKQFCIWLPPFFGSVTSVAGFLFSRKISGDFGGFITGMLIATYPTYCYRTCLGFFNVNLLYTLLPIILYWIFFEIENCVSLQKKLIYSIFAGFLMFLISLSWNGWIYFFYLVVLSMTIYLVSSSDKKEKIKEIVFPFFVTFFLFLLAFNKLAFYEIFATPITYVHFFSNSNIWYPWPNSYKDVMELRPATMQEIIILIFLLVFIFGIIYTKALNDLFPKFTRIMLYSWIISSILLTMKHVKFFLLLFGPSFIFVGAAWKKYENILNHLKIQSKRKIIVIFKIAILFILVLVFYFSINYAKGYKPMYDDYFENAALWIKNNTNNDTVVITSWSYGHFFASESDRPVSFDGRIGYIETLPIRKILYSNTNLSPDVPTTARDYWINVAITTNNTLLSKNILKMLATSGDNGYLLLNNYTHNKTRSFTILNKILTLNRSSAYVTLKKEGIPDEKAKKILNCTHPTTPRNFVLVMTDEMLLSLPFVNITSKNKLDLKNVYSIIKNGSEKIINKNGKYSLVILDDKALIVNKNYRYSICVRAFSQMKIEGFTKVFENKRIKIYEVI
- a CDS encoding Radical SAM domain protein (COGs: COG1244 Fe-S oxidoreductase~InterPro IPR002223: IPR007197: IPR006638: IPR005909~KEGG: mth:MTH1751 hypothetical protein~PFAM: Radical SAM domain protein~SMART: Elongator protein 3/MiaB/NifB~SPTR: O27783 Conserved protein~TIGRFAM: conserved hypothetical protein TIGR01210): MKIQELTAKIRENYMKNRKEIPMEKLCRFWIQEDLLYSGKGKAMSIVFPTRGCSWSLSKYGGCTMCGYVKDTLLKTPNQEKLKKLFDGVISSCPKEENIAIKIFTSGSFFNSKELPESVRYYILHKLSKLENVSEISVESRPEYIKKEILKECCEILQDKIFEVSIGLESSNDETRIYKINKGFTLKDFENALRKIKSLKKEFNIKTKSYILVKPILMTEEDSIKDSINSAIYAEKVGIDRISFCPATVHAGTLMENLWKWGAYRPPWIWSLVEIINKVRETIEIPAIMDTAGMGSKRGPHNCGRCDSKLKKLIIQSNLDQSPVPEIKCKCKKRWKAEKYGERITASSGIIKYIHLR
- a CDS encoding phosphate ABC transporter membrane protein 1, PhoT family (COGs: COG0573 ABC-type phosphate transport system permease component~InterPro IPR000515: IPR011864~KEGG: mth:MTH1729 phosphate transporter permease PstC~PFAM: binding-protein-dependent transport systems inner membrane component~SPTR: O27762 Phosphate transporter permease PstC~TIGRFAM: phosphate ABC transporter, inner membrane subunit PstC~PFAM: Binding-protein-dependent transport system inner membrane component~TIGRFAM: phosphate ABC transporter, permease protein PstC; phosphate ABC transporter, permease protein PstA) — its product is MKDEELFVKRILLLTALSTIIILFLVIIFIFKESIPVFTEYGVINFILGTKWNPTGTPPQFGMIPLIVGSLALTLLTLLIATPFSVLCAIFIAELAPSTMRKILKPVIETLAGIPSVVYGFFGLILLVPFIRTHLGGTGFGLFTASLILTIMIMPTIISISHDAIRSVPLEYKEASLALGATHWQTIKNVILPAAFPGIVVGIILGMARAIGETLAVIMVAGNVPQIPHSILDPIRALTSNIALEMGYATGLHYSALFGTAVVLFIFTLILLLIANYFQHKTRVRIGGGYL
- a CDS encoding methylenetetrahydromethanopterin reductase (COGs: COG2141 Coenzyme F420-dependent N5 N10-methylene tetrahydromethanopterin reductase~InterPro IPR011251: IPR016048: IPR019946~KEGG: mth:MTH1752 methylenetetrahydromethanopterin reductase~PFAM: Luciferase-like, subgroup~PRIAM: 5,10-methylenetetrahydromethanopterin reductase~SPTR: O27784 5,10-methylenetetrahydromethanopterin reductase~TIGRFAM: 5,10-methylenetetrahydromethanopterin reductase~PFAM: Luciferase-like monooxygenase~TIGRFAM: 5,10-methylenetetrahydromethanopterin reductase), which produces MKFGIEFVPQEPLDKLIKLAKLAEEVGFEYLWVTDHYNNKNVYETLALIAKETSTIKLGPGVTNPYVRHPAITASAIATLDEISDGRAVLGMGPGDKKTFDALGIEWTKPVSTIREAISTIRTLLAGEKTEKGAQLTGVKPVQEKIDIYMGAQGPMMLKTAGEIADGVLINASNPKDFEAAIPNIKEGAESAGRSIEDIDVAAYTCCSVDEDPEKAAGAAKIVVAFIAAGSPPPVLERHGIEKEAVDKIGELLGKGDFGGVSKAVDEKMMEAFSITGTPDDIVSKIKDLEKIGVTQFVAGSPIGPEKEKSIKLLGEVIESY